In Cyanobacteria bacterium GSL.Bin1, one DNA window encodes the following:
- a CDS encoding histidine phosphatase family protein yields MQGSATDQTQTETGTKRTDAEDRLWSQLQQAETHYFVLMRHALAPGTGDPPNFELEDCSTQRNLSEEGRMQARRTGEAFQQRNIEVDQVLSSRRLRRNQIPAPATTVGQWCRCLDTAKLMDLGPVKPFPPLNSFFRDRSTQSEQTAAVRQLMREQEETPGVTVMVTHFVNISALSGSGVSSGEMVVIAVNPENQLEVVGRIDPF; encoded by the coding sequence ATTCAAGGATCAGCAACGGATCAGACTCAAACTGAAACGGGAACGAAACGCACTGATGCCGAAGACCGTCTGTGGTCACAACTGCAACAAGCTGAAACCCATTATTTTGTTTTGATGCGTCATGCCTTAGCGCCGGGAACTGGCGATCCGCCTAATTTTGAACTGGAAGACTGCTCAACTCAGCGTAATCTGTCAGAAGAAGGACGAATGCAAGCCAGACGAACCGGGGAAGCCTTTCAGCAGCGGAACATTGAAGTGGACCAGGTCTTATCGAGTCGCAGATTACGCCGGAATCAAATTCCGGCGCCTGCTACGACCGTTGGTCAGTGGTGTCGCTGTTTAGATACAGCAAAATTAATGGATTTGGGTCCGGTCAAGCCATTTCCTCCCTTAAACTCTTTCTTTCGCGATCGCTCTACCCAGTCAGAACAAACGGCGGCAGTGCGGCAGTTGATGCGGGAACAGGAAGAAACACCAGGGGTAACTGTGATGGTCACTCATTTTGTTAATATCTCAGCCTTAAGTGGCAGTGGCGTTTCGTCAGGAGAAATGGTGGTCATAGCAGTCAATCCGGAAAATCAACTGGAAGTTGTTGGTCGCATTGATCCCTTTTGA